The following DNA comes from Simkania negevensis Z.
GCTGGTGTCAATGTCTTGGCCTATGACAATGCGGGTAAAGGGCTCAGCGAGGGTAGTAATAGCGAGCAAGGAATGACAGAAGCGATTCGCTCAGCAGGGCAATACTTAAGAGAAGAAAAAGGGCTCAGACAAAATCAAATTCTCTTTAAAGGTCAATGTGCTGGAGGTCTACCTTCTTCAGAGGCAGCAAAGATGTTTCCAGCATCTCACGTATGGGTTGACCAAGCGCCAAATACCTTTTCTGGAACAGCAAAGGGAATCGCGCTTCAAAAAGCAAAAGAAGCTTCCGAAGACACGAATGATAGCAGCTGGTTTAAAACCTTTAGTGGGATTATCCCCTATGTCGCTCCTCTTGTTTCAAGTGTTGCTTCACTGGCTTTACCTTCGTACAATGTTGTAGATAATCTCAAAGAAAACCATGGAATTCAAATTTACACAATTGGTGTTCCTGATGAAAAAGGTTACGGCGGTGATGAAATGGTTCCAAGTTGGGAGCGTGACGAAATTGAGAAAGCTGTCCGCCTCAACCCTATGGGCCACTACCTTACAATCACTGGTGGAACACACGTCACTGATTGGTGGTTAGATCCAGGTGTTGCAAAAAGTGTCGATAAAATCTTTAAAAGATTTTCTCTTTCAGCAAGTCTTTTCCCAGAAACTCCTAAAACACCTGAGCAAGTTTTTGAAGCGTATACTCAAAAACCTTACCAAGCAGACTCTCTGACAGCTACTGAAAAGAGTGTGCTCGCGGTGTTCGAAGCTGTGGAAAACGAAGACTTTGCAGCAATTGATAAAATTATGAATTGGGAAGATGCTGTGACACCTTGGCATTCATTAGGGCTCCGAGACTTCCTTTCGACCACTGATCATGAGCGCCTACTCAACGATGCGATTTCGTTTTCGAAAACGCTCGGCCATCAAGCTTTTACTGAAAGACTGATGCTCGCTAAGAAAAATCTCACAATCTAAAATGTCATAGGCCCACTGCTTGCAAAGCAGTGGGCCTTTCTGTATCTTTTTCCCAAACCAAATTTCTACGGAGAAAAAGGATGAGTACAAAAGTCATGAATCAAGTTGTTCACTTTGAAATCCCTGTTGACGATATGGAAGCTGCTAAAGAATTCTATTCAATTTTTGGGTGGGATCTCATTGATATGCCCGAGATGGGATACATTGGAGTGCGTACCACTGCTGTTGATGAAAACCGAATGCCTAAAGAACCTGGCGCGATCAATGGGGGGATGATGAAACGCACAGATGACGTCAAAGCTCCCGTCATTGCTATTCAAGTCGATTCTGTGGATACCTTTATCAAAAAAGTCATCGCTAATGGGGGCAAGCTCATCATGCCTAAAGTCGAAATTCCGAACATGGGTTACTACGCTTATATCGCCGACCCCCAAGGTAATGTCTTAGGACTTTGGGAATCAATGAGATAGACTAAAAATCTTAAAAATTAACTGTTTATAGAAAAATCCATTCTAGCTCATAGAAAAAGTTCTATGTCAGTCCAGTAAAGCCGCCCTTTGAAAGGGCGGCTTTTTTATGCCGTTAACTGTTAACATCATATGATTTTAAAAAATAATAATAACAGTTAAATTATTATTGTGTTATAATATTATTTATAAAAAAGATTGGGGAGATTTGAAAATGATAAAAATTAAAACAGGAGATTCAGCCTGTGCTCTTAATTATTCTATCAACATTTCAAACACAGCTACTTTCTTGATTTGGCAAACGCCATTTGATCAAGCCATGCTGAACATTTTCCCCTTAATTCTAAACGAAAAAAAGGGGAGAAACCATGTCAGAAGTACGGCCAGTCTTATCTGCAAGTGGAGGATCGATTTCACATCTTGAAGAATCAAGACGATCAACAACACCCGAAGAAGGAAAAATCACAGAAGTTGCTGCTACTACAGGGCTAGAAACAGCGACTTCAACTCGTGTTTTCGAAACAAAAAAGTTTGGCAATCAAGAAGCAACACCAGGTTTTGGAACTGTAGCAACAAGCTTTATCAACTCTCGGGCTGTTTTAAGAGGAGCAACGATTAATTGGGATAAAGACCGACTTGTTGCAGGAAAACTCAACCAGTATCAAAAAATTGGAGGAGAAGCGTTGACTTTAACAACGAGGATTGGTGATCAAATTTCTGCTTTCCATTTTGATGTGAAAAACTTTCATCAAACGGTCGAAAAAATGGGAGGACAAGCAACCTCTCTCGAGCTTCAACTCAACCACTCGTTTTTCGAACGAGCTCAGCCAGTCACAATTAAAACAAACGCTTCTGAGATGCGTGCAGATGGTGTACGTATCCCTTATAACGCGGAACTAGAATCTGAATTTAAAAATCCTGGCGATTTTCTCAAATTTTGCCAACAAATGGGTTATGATCTCCATTGGGAAAATAGCATGCAGCCTTTTCAGCCTGCTTCATGGTGGCATTTCAATTCAATGAAACAAAATCTTATTTTAATTCCAAAGTTGGATAAACACACACTCAAGCTTGAAACTCACAAGGATTCTGTTCAAATTGAAAATGCTCCCGAATTTGGTCGGACATTTTTCTTCTTTAGTAATGAACCTCTTCGGTCGAAAGCTTATGTTTTTGACGAAGCACATGCAGAAGAGGCTTTCGAACTGTTTAGTGGAGCTTTAAGCGGTGGCAAGGGCTTAAAAATTGAAAACTCTGCGTGGAACATGATCCGCCATGAAGGCAAAGTCTACTTTGTTGAAAATCCAGCTGTTGAATCAGCAATGGCGGTTATGGAATCGAAACACTTAAGTAGCCTTGAATCAGTTTGTCTTTCCTCAAGGCCGGTCATACAACCAGCTCTTGATGCAGAGCGTGCGACAGTGATTCTTTCAATGAACCAAACGAACAGTTTTACTTCCTATTCACACGAAATTCTCACTTTCCTTTTTGCTGGTGTCAATGTCCTAGCCTACGACAATGCAGGCAAAGGACTCAGCGAGGGTAGCAATAGCCAAGAAGGCATGACAGAAGCAATTCGCACAGCAGGTCAATATTTAATAAAAGAAAAAGGACTCCGTCAAAATCAGCTCGTCTTTAAAGGGCAATGTGCTGGAGGTCTACCTTCTTCAGAAGCTGCAAAGATGTTCCCAGCTTCTCACGTATGGGTTGATCAAGCCCCAAATACCTTTTCTGGAGCAGCAAAAGGGATTGTCTTATCAAAAGCAAAAAAAGCTGCTGAAGATGAGAGAAATGATAGCTGGCTTAAGACTTTCAGTGGCGTTGTCCCCTATATAGCACCTCTCGTCTCTGGAGTGACTTCCACGGTTTTACCTTCTTATAACGTTGTAGAAAACTTAAGGCATAACCATGGACTTCAAATTTATACCATTGGTATTCCTGATGAAAAAGGTTACGGTGGTGATGAGATGGTCCCAAGCTGGGAGCTTGATGAAATTGAAACAGCTATCCGCCGCAACCCTATGGGTCATTATCTTACAATCACTGGCGGAACTCACGTCACTGATTGGTGGACAGATCAAGATGTTGCAAAAAGTATCGATGGAATCTTTAAAAGGTTTTCCCTTTCAGCAAGTCTTTTCCCAGAAGCCCCGAGAACGTCTGAGGAAGTTTTTGAAGTGTACACTCAAAAACCTTACCAAGCAGACTCTCTGACAGCTAATGAAAAGAGTGTGCTCGCGGTATTTAAAGCTGTGGAAAATGAAGACTTTGCAGCCATCTATCAAATCATGAATTCTGAAGATTCGAGCCCTATATGGCAGCCATTTGGATTGCGAGATCGACTTTCAGCCGAAGAGCACAACCACTTGCTCAATGATGCGATTTCGTTTTCGAAAACGCTTGGGAATCAAAATTTTACCGAAAAACTGATCCAAGCCAAAAGAACCAGCACTATCTAAGATGAACTAAAAACCTGAACTCTGGGTTTCATTCACTCATTCTCAGGGATTTTTCTCTCCTGAGACTAAGCAAAATAAACCCAGAGCTTAGGTTAAAAATAGAAAACTTCAGTAAGTGAGATGTCGTGCTTTTCAACTGGGATGGGAGTCTCGAGAAATTGTTCTCGGAATCCAATCCCATAGATAGGGCACGACACTTGAGGAAGAAAGCGGTCAAAATGGCCCATCCCGTAGCCAATTCGATGATGACACTTATCAAAGCCAAGCCCAGGAACGAGAACGCAATCGAGTTCTTTTGGATCAATCGGACTGCAACGACTGGAGACGGGCTCTTTCAATTGCCAACGCCCTGATTCAGCAAGATCTAATTCAATGTCAATCACTTGAAAAATGCTTAATCTCTCACCTTCCACTTTTGTCAGGCAAAGTTTTTTGTCTTTAGCAAGAGCTTTATTGAGTGGCCAAAGGTCAATTTCTTCCTTTTTGCTCGCAAAAGAAAGAATGCACCGGAACTCATGAAGCTTCGGCAAAAGCTTTTTGATCACTTCTTTCCGAGCTTCGTTACGCCGATGGGGAGAAATTTCAAGGCGCCGCTCAATAAGTTGGCGACGCAATTCTAGTTTAGGGTTCATCTAAAACGGGTCCACCTTTTTCATAAGTGATCCGTTTCATAAATAAGCCGTCCGGATCATAAAGGGTGACGATTCCCGCTCCATCTTCCACAGAAGAAACAGGATGACTATCGCCTCGCTTCATATAAGTTCCCGAAAGGAGCTTATCATGGTCATATTCTTCGATTAGACGTAACGTTCCATCTTTGTACCATGCAGATGAGATGCCATGTTTTTGGTTTTCATACATTTCTCGTTCGCTTTCGAGACTGCCACTAGGGTACCAAGTGCGAGAAATACCATGAATTTGATCTTCAACCCAAGTGATGCAAAGTTTAGGTTGGGGCTCTTTCCCCTCAGGTGCTGGATAATAAACCCATTCTTGACCATGTTTCATGCCATCTTTAATCTGAAAGGAACTTTCTAAACGTCCCTTTTCATTGTAAAGCTGCATCTCTCCTTCGGCAATACCCGCTTGATACTCTTCTAAAGCAAACAGGTGTCCTCGTGCAAAAATAGCTTTTTTCCCAAAGCCATCTTTGACTTGGCAAACGATCCTCCCTGAAAAATCGTGGTAAACTCCTTCAAGAAGGCGTCCATCGCGATAGGTTTCAGTATAGGGTGGGGAATAAGCATCCCCTTTAAAAGTTGCGAGTCCTTGTTGCTGACCAGAAACAAATGTACTCTTTCCAATGATCTGTCCTTGCTCACTATAAATAAGACAGTCTCCATCAATCACCCCTTCTTCGTAAGGAATTTGTTGCTGAAGTTTTCCATTTGGAAAATAGTAAAGAGCTGTTCCCTGCATGAGCCCCTTATCATAATAAAACTCAGCTTGTAATCGTCCTTGCTCGTCGTAAGCGCGACTAAATCCATCAAAAACCCACCCAAGTTGCGCATCTTCTGAGAGGTCACCCATTCCTTCTATGACAGTGAGCTCGAGACGAAGCTTTCCATTCGGGTGCCATTCACGGTAGATTCCGCATGCACGTCCATTAACAACTTCTAAATACTGCCAAATTTCCCCGTTTTCGTGATAAGTTGTCAGTCGAGAGGGGGTCTTGCCCTCTTCTGTACGAGAATAAATGCGCACAACTCGTGCATAGGGTTGCGGATCAGTGAAATCGGCTTTTTGATACATTTTTAAGCGATCAGCAGAAGTGATTGTTTCCTTAAAGCCATTGCGGTCATAAATCTGAATGCTCATGAGCTGGGATGTGTGCTCACTTTGGTTGTGACATCCAGTCAGAAAACCAACAAGAATTAAAATTCCAAAACAATATTTAAGGCTCATAGCGGCTCTCTTTTAATTAAATCCATTTCTAAAAAGTAACTCTCTCTTCCTAACAAAGATTCCCTTTTTAAATCAAAACGCTTGATCACAAGTTGAGGTCGGAAGGGTGGAGGTTCGTAAGGTTTTATCGAAACACCCTCTATTATCGATAAGATATTCTTGATGTCTTCTCCATTTACTTCAACGGGTTTGACTTGAGTGTAGCGCATTTCTTCAATCAATTTCGAGACTTCTCTTCCCTTCTCTTCGAAAACTAACCTATTTTCTCCTTTTGTGAGGGCTGTTAGGCGATTCTTTACTGCAGGGCAGGATTGAAAAGTGGGATGTCCATAAATGACTTTTAACGCATCGATTTCAGGTTTTAAAAAGACCAAACTCTCTGTTGCATGGCTGAGATAGTAAGGGTCCACTTGTTTATATTTTTCTAAAAACTGATTGCGCGATTGGTGCGTTTGCACGAGCCGTTTTGCACGCCATTCAATTTGTTTAAAATGTTTTTGATTTTCTGCTAACTTTCCAAATCGATCTTTGATGAGCATCACTCCAAACAAAAAGGGAATGAGTGAAAACGCGTAAAGCGCTCCAATAAAAATGGGGTTTTGCAAAAGCAACTTTGGCTTTAAACGTTTTCGTTGCCCTTGCCAAGCAGCTTTAAATGCTTCTTTATTTGAGAATAAACGATAACGTATAGACATTTTTCTCTCTTTTCCAGGTGACTTCTCCATCGGGATCTACCCAATTTTCATCCTCTACAATTGCATCGTGAAATTCGCGTGCCCAAACAGATTCTGGGGAAGAAAAGACAACAGTGATTTTCACTTGGTACGATTGAAAGGGTTTTTGAACTGAAGGATAATCCAATAGTTCGTACTTAAGTTGATCGATGACCATCTTTTTTTCACCTTCTTGTCGATTCAAATGAGGATTCTCACTTAAAAAAGCTAAAACATCTGAAACGAGCGTTGGCGGGGTAAAATATCCAAAATCGCTTTTCATCACTTTGATATTGCGATTGAGAAAATGAATTTTTTCTTGGGTTGAAGGAATCCGGGCAATTTTTTCAAGTTTAGGAATGTCTTTTTGATAAGTTTGCACAAACTGATGAATGTCTTCCAAAAATGCTTTCTCTTTTTTTGTATAAATCACATGTCCGACAATATATAAGGCAGCCGCAGCTGCAAGACAAAGCGAAACCCCTTTGAAAATTTTGCTTTTAATCGAGGTATAAACTTCAGGAGCAATCCACTGACCTTGACGAAACTGAATACTTTTTCGATCTTGTTTGATCGCATCGAATGCAAGCCCAATGGGAACGGCGTATGTCTTCACTATATTCGGATCATAGCCGCGGTGCCCTTGTGTCGGGAGAACAGAGTAAGAAAAGGTTTCCCACTGTATCATCCAGTCTTCTAATTGCAACGTTTCATTTGTCTCGCCTGCAAAGAGTAGAAATTGTAACTCACTCAGCTCTTGTTTATGGTGTAGAAAACAAAAAGCACGATCGACTTCTCTTTTAAAACCTTCTAATGCCCTGATTAAATGTGGGTATTGCTCTTGAGAAAGAGTTTGCAAATTCAGGAGGCGCATCGAGTGAACTCTTTCAGATTCTTTTTCCCCCATCCGATCTTGCTTATACGCTGCCTCTAAATCATCAAGACCTATTCTTAAGGTGATATTGTGTTTCAAAGTACCTTGAAAAATTGAGACGATTTCAGTGGTTTTCTTTCCAACGTAAAAAACAATCAGAGCTTCTTTATCTTGCTTTGTGAACTCGGCAAATCGGCAAAGTGCCATAGGAATGCACGAAACCCATGCAGGATCGATTCCTTCTTGCTGGATCACATGTTTCTCAAGCGTTTCCTTTGAAGTGACAAAGAATGTCGCTCGAGTCTTCTCCTTTCCAATTTGGTAGATAGGGCGTACGACAACTTCGTCTAGCTCAAAAGGAATCAGATTTTCTAGTTGGAAAGGAAGTGTTTTCTCCAGGGCTCGCTTTTTCTTTAACGGCGATTCAATGTGCCTAACGAGCACCTTATCCCCTTCAATCCCGGTGACGAAAACCCCTTCCCAGTCTTCTTCAGAAAACTGAGCAGGATGGTCAAGCCGCTCGATAAGGGCCTCATCGCTAAGGGCAGCGACTTTCAGCTTATCTCCATCTTTATAAATTCCAACTTTTTGCATAGTCGATTCCAATAATTCCCCTTAATATAAACGAATTGAAAGAAAAAAGGAAAATTCAAAGAACTCTCAATTTTTTTTTATATAGGCATTTTGCGAAGGCCTGTTTTTCATTCACCACAGAGTCACAGATTGGGCAGAAAAATTAGCCCCACCCTGCGCCCTCTACGATCTCTGTGGCAAAATCGAAAATAAGCCATTTTTTTCTAATCGCACAGCTGGTAAACTTGGCTTCATGTATTACGTCATTTCTGCTATTCGTCTTTTCTTCCTCATTTACACACTGATGATTTTGATCCGTGTACTTGGATCGTGGTTTCCCAATTTCCAACGCACCCGGTTCATGCAGTTCATCGCACACTATACTGACCCGTATATCAACATCTTTCGCCGCTTCATCCCTCCTATTGGAGGTGTGCTTGACCTCAGTCCTCTGATTGCGTTTTTTGTTCTCAAACTTGTCGAAAAATTTTTGATGATGCTGATTCTATATGCGGTACGTTAAGCCCATCAAATTCAAGTCGTTGATTCTCCCTTCCAACGTTTTTTATTCGCCTCTTGCGGGATGTTCAGATTTTCCGTTTCGCCAAATGGCCTCCCTCTATGGGGTTGGGCTCATGTACTGCGAAATGGTGAAAATGGATGCTTTGATCCGTCATGAACCGAGCACTTACCACATTCTCGACTACCGAGACTCGATGCGGCCGATTGGAGCCCAATTATGTGGGAGTAAACCGGAGCTTGCTGGCCCTACAGCTCGGATCATTGAAGACCTTGGGTTTGATGTTGTGGACTTGAATTGTGGCTGCCCCGTCGACAAAGTTACAAAGGATGGGAGTGGCTCTGGAATGCTGAAAAACCCTCAACTCATTGGAGAGGTGATTTCCAATATGGTTGCCGCCGTTAAAATCCCCGTGACGGTGAAGATCCGCGCTGGCTGGGACCAAGACTCTCTCAACGCTCCAGAAATTACCCGGATCGCAGAAGAAGCCGGCGCAACAGCAATTGCGATCCATGGACGGACTCGAGTCCAAAAGTACACAGGTAAAGCCGATTGGGACATCATCCGACAATGTAAAGAAGTTGCCAAATCTATTTATGTGATTGGGAATGGAGATGTCTTTAGCGCTCAAGATGGACTGGCTCTCTTTGAGCAAAGTGGGTGCGATGCGATCTTAGCTTCAAGAGGAACCATGGGCCAACCGTGGATTGCTGAAGATGTCAAACGGCTTGACAATGGACAACCTCTCTTAGAAGTCAACGGTGAAATGATCCGTGACCATCTCCTCAAGCACATTGACTACATCCGGATGTACCAAATCGAAAAAAAAGCGATTTTAGACACCCGACGCGTCGGCTGTTGGTTTCTCCGTTTAGGAAAAGGAACGAAAGCGCTGCGCGAGCAGATCAATAAATCAAAATCGATGGAAGAAATGATTGCTCTCATCGAAGGGTATGATTGGAGTCAAACGAAGGAATTTTGTTATGCTTCGTGAATACCGCATTGTTGTCGCCGGCACTGTGCAAGGGGTATTTTTCAGGGCGAAAACAAAAGGGCATGCCGACCGATTGGGAATCAAAGGAACAGTCCGTAATCTAAAAAGTGGCCAGGTTGAAATCTGCGTCGTAGGAACAGAAGATGAAGCTAAGAAGCTTCTTGCTGCCATGAAAAGCGAGCCTTACCCCATCGAAATCACGCAAGTCCAAATGACCAACTCAACTGCTGAGCATCACTGCTCAGACTTTCGCATCATTCGTTAACCTGCAAGATACAGTGCGCTTTATTTTCTTGAACTATACAGATGTCATTCAGGGCAATCTTCCTGAAAGGACTTTCAGCTGATGAAAGCTTTTGGCACTTCTTGAATCTCATCAAAAATGACAAATCTGTCACTTTTAACTTGTAAAAAGTGACAGATTTGTCACAAAAACACATGAAAAATTCTTATGCCATATCGGGACTTTCCTTATGTGAGCACCAGTTTAGACTTTGTCAAACTCAAAATTAAACAATTTCAAACCTACGCCAACTTTCGAATTTTCTTTTCCGCTCTTTTGAACTTTCTCCAACAGGGTTCGAAAGCTCGAAAAATGTTCCGACTTCTCCGCGGCCCATTCCTTTGCGAGTAGGAAACGAGGTTTTATGAAATAATTTTACGCAATTAAAGTGCTGTTTATATAAATGACGCGCCCGTTCTTGACTGATACACGTAGCTTCTTTTGCTGCCCTGTAACGATTGGGGTAGTGTTTATTTAGGATGTGGAGTTTAAAAGCTCTTTCACAATAGGTAGGGTCTCTTTCATTTAACTCTTTATCCGTAGAATCCATTTGATCAGAAAACACCCTTTTTTGATCTTCAATCGCTGCAGATGTTTGTTTTGCTTTCCACTCATCAAATAAGCGCCTATCTTCGCTCCTTTCTTTTTCAAGTCGGGATGGGTTTAAAGCAACCGTACATTCAGTTTCCACAATTAATACAGAACTAGGTTGCTGTTTAAGTAATGTGTGAAAATCATCACGGGTCTTACTAAGAAATTTTAACGTCGAAAAATCTACAACAACTTTATCGAATAGACCCTTTAACTTTTGTATCGTTTCTATGTTATCAAAATCCATCTTAAGATCAATGCGACTTGCTAACTCATCGAACTTCATTGGATTGCCTTCAATATTACCGTCAACCGAAAGCCATCCTTTTTCTTGAGGTACGGGTTGGTTAAAATCACGACCAATGAGTAATCCAATTTTTTTACCAGCCTCGTTTGCTTTAAGTATTGCCGCGATACCAAGTTGATTGTTTTGGCTCACTTCTTCTGGGTTTTCCGATTCATGGGTGTCTCCTACTGCAGTGGTATCGTTTTCGCTCACTTGAATTTTTTGGTAGGCTTTGTAAAAGTGGTAGGCTCCCCCAAAAGCAAATAGAAACAACGATGTTTTAAATCCGACCAAAGCGGTGGAATACACAAATATTGCCTGCCCTGCGACTCTTTTTGCTGTCCCTAACCAAGAATCACTCGTTTCTTTGCCAGAAGTTGGATGATTTGGAGATAGAATGTGATCCCAATGGATCGCAACTTTTGCTGATTCTAATAAGACTGTAATTTGCATTTTTTAATTTCCCTCATTTTATACTCAAATTACTTCAAAAGTTGGTTTTGGGCAACGCGAAAGCTTTCGGAATTCTTCGATCTTAAATGACCTAATATTAAGAATATGAGGTCATTTAAGATCGGCAAATTACCGTGCTTTGGCGTTGCCCAAAACCAACTTTTGAAGTAATTTGAGTATAATGCGAATAAAATCATGTCAGAACAAAGCAATAAAATCAATCCATTTTTTGAATGCTAAATATAAAAACCCAAGTTGCTACCTAGATAAGCACACTTCTAAATTTCTTTAAATTGTTAATCATTAAATTTTTGCAAAAAAAAATCCCTCTTGGTTTAAATTCTTTTTTACCACAAAAAAAACAACCGCGAGGGAAACGATGCAAAATGCAATCATCTCTATTTTTTGTCACGTCGATGATTTTCTTAAAGCTATTTCTTGGAATGACGAGCCCCAGTCTCATATGACTTTAGCTGAAGTTATCACCGTTGGTCTTGTTTCTTGGCGCTTTTTTCAAGGTAATCTCGAGACCTCTAGGGTATTTTTATATGAACATGGATATATCACTAACATCTTGAGTAAGAGTAGACTTAATCGAAGATTACATGATGTTCCTTCATTTTTTTGGCATCTCATTGTTGCCCATCTTTCTTATCAAGTTGAGCCTTATTCAAAAGGCTTTTTAATTGATAGCTTCCCTGTTTCTGTATGCCATAATGTTCGTTCTAATAGGCGCGCTCTTTTCACAGACCAAAAATACATCGGTTATAACGCAAGTAAACAAGCTTGGTTTACAGGACTCAAAGTTCATGTTTTGACAACCTTCCAAGGGAAGCCTAGGGAGTTTTTATTGACATCAGCTTCGACTCACGATTTGACAGCCTTTAAAAAAATCTACCTTGGATCTCTTCTTAAAGGTTCTATCATCCTTGGAGATAAGGCTTATATTTCATCAGAGCATGAAAAAGCGCTCATTGAAAAGGATCTTCATCTCATCACAGAAAGAAGAAAAAATTCCCGCAAGGGACAAAGCTTTATTTATCACCGTTATGGCAGAAGGATACGGAAGAAAATAGAATCAACGTTTAGTAGAATCTCATCTTGGTTACCTAAGCATATTCATGCTGTAACTGATCGAGGATTTATCTTGAAACTGATGATGTTAATTGCTTCTTTTTCTATCACTTTTTGAGGTAGCAACTTGGGTTATAAAAATAAAATTATAATGATTATGGATGCTAATAGGACTATTCGGACAGCTTTTATTCTTACTTGAAAACTCGTGAGAACACCTCCTAGAAGTGCAACTTCACCATGAGGGTGAGACCATGCATTGAGATATCATCGCTTAAGTTGTCATACCGAAAGGCGTTGTACTCATAGATATTGATCATTTGGTTAAGACGCCACCAGTATTGACCCTCGTAGGCCATTTCGAGATCGAGATGATTTTTTCGATCATTGAAATAGGTGCCCCAACCGATCCCAAAACGCCATTGCACTGTCGGAACGAAGCGATGTTTGTTATCGTCTAGCTTGATTGTGTCATGGGGATTGGCTGTCAATTTTTCACGATGATCGATGTCAAAATATCCATAAAGCAACGCACCGGAAAACAGCCCTTCTAAATAGACTCCTTCTCCTAAGTGCCATTTTGAGTTGATCCCTCCACGCAGACCAATTCCCCAGAAATCACAATGATCTTCTACATGGGATGTGTTATTCCCAATTGATCCCCCTGTATAGCGAACAATTTGCTGTTGTTTCATCCAAGCGTTTTTAACACTTGCAAACGGACGAAATGAGAGTTTAGAACTGACAAAGTAATGACGTCCTAATTCTACATCAATTTGATATGTATTGAGCGCATATGTCGAGCGAGCCCGCTTCACACCAGCATTAATGAGCGTCGCTCCTTTAAGTGGAATTAACGTGCTATTTCGACCTGCGCTAGATGTTCCAGAAGAATGAGGACGATAAAGAGTAAAAGAAGCATATAGGTCCCACTTATCATGATCTAAGTTTTTTCCAATCCCTGCGCGAAGTCCCCATTCCCAAGTAAAATGAATATCTTTTGTGCGACCTTTTAACGGCATCGTAGTCAATGTCGAACTATTACTATAAGCAAACTGTGTTCCGTTTGTGCGCGCATACCAATAAAGTACATCAAATGTCACAAAGTAAACATCCCCAATAATACTTGGATTTGCACTTGGCCTTGCTTGTTCAACTAAAAGTTCGTGAAGTTTTTCTTGAAGTTCTTCTACTTCTTTTTCTAATCTTGTAATGCGTGATGAATTCGACTCGAGAGTGTATCCCGAGGCTGTTTTTATAAAACAAAGAAAAAGCAAAATAATTAAAAACTTTTTCACAATGAACTTTTTTGCAAACTTTTTACATGCTAATTAAACAATAAACAAAAAACGATTTATTTCAAGAAAACCTATCGAGTATTAAAGGATTTATTTGATTTCTTTATACTCAAACAACTTCAAAAATTGGTTTTGGGCAACGCGAAAGCTTTCGGAATTCGTCGATTTTAAGTGGCCTAATATTAGGAATATGGTGTCACTTAAAATCGGCTAATTACGGTGCTTTGGCGCAGCCGAAAATCCAATTTTTGAAGTTGTTTGAGTATAATTCTTGAGCAGCTTTTTCTTTTCATTTTGACCATGAGGATACGAATGAAAACTTCTTTTAATTTTAAAGTTATCGCGCCATGTTTATTTGCAGTTTTAGTTGATATATTAGGCTTTAGTTT
Coding sequences within:
- a CDS encoding YggT family protein gives rise to the protein MYYVISAIRLFFLIYTLMILIRVLGSWFPNFQRTRFMQFIAHYTDPYINIFRRFIPPIGGVLDLSPLIAFFVLKLVEKFLMMLILYAVR
- the dusB gene encoding tRNA dihydrouridine synthase DusB, producing MRYVKPIKFKSLILPSNVFYSPLAGCSDFPFRQMASLYGVGLMYCEMVKMDALIRHEPSTYHILDYRDSMRPIGAQLCGSKPELAGPTARIIEDLGFDVVDLNCGCPVDKVTKDGSGSGMLKNPQLIGEVISNMVAAVKIPVTVKIRAGWDQDSLNAPEITRIAEEAGATAIAIHGRTRVQKYTGKADWDIIRQCKEVAKSIYVIGNGDVFSAQDGLALFEQSGCDAILASRGTMGQPWIAEDVKRLDNGQPLLEVNGEMIRDHLLKHIDYIRMYQIEKKAILDTRRVGCWFLRLGKGTKALREQINKSKSMEEMIALIEGYDWSQTKEFCYAS
- a CDS encoding acylphosphatase; this encodes MLREYRIVVAGTVQGVFFRAKTKGHADRLGIKGTVRNLKSGQVEICVVGTEDEAKKLLAAMKSEPYPIEITQVQMTNSTAEHHCSDFRIIR
- a CDS encoding IS982 family transposase; amino-acid sequence: MQNAIISIFCHVDDFLKAISWNDEPQSHMTLAEVITVGLVSWRFFQGNLETSRVFLYEHGYITNILSKSRLNRRLHDVPSFFWHLIVAHLSYQVEPYSKGFLIDSFPVSVCHNVRSNRRALFTDQKYIGYNASKQAWFTGLKVHVLTTFQGKPREFLLTSASTHDLTAFKKIYLGSLLKGSIILGDKAYISSEHEKALIEKDLHLITERRKNSRKGQSFIYHRYGRRIRKKIESTFSRISSWLPKHIHAVTDRGFILKLMMLIASFSITF
- a CDS encoding Lpg1974 family pore-forming outer membrane protein, with the translated sequence MKKFLIILLFLCFIKTASGYTLESNSSRITRLEKEVEELQEKLHELLVEQARPSANPSIIGDVYFVTFDVLYWYARTNGTQFAYSNSSTLTTMPLKGRTKDIHFTWEWGLRAGIGKNLDHDKWDLYASFTLYRPHSSGTSSAGRNSTLIPLKGATLINAGVKRARSTYALNTYQIDVELGRHYFVSSKLSFRPFASVKNAWMKQQQIVRYTGGSIGNNTSHVEDHCDFWGIGLRGGINSKWHLGEGVYLEGLFSGALLYGYFDIDHREKLTANPHDTIKLDDNKHRFVPTVQWRFGIGWGTYFNDRKNHLDLEMAYEGQYWWRLNQMINIYEYNAFRYDNLSDDISMHGLTLMVKLHF